GCAACATGGCTGGCAATAGTATCCTCAAAGTGGGCGATACCCGCGCCCGAGAACATAGCGCCAAATACCAGCAAAACTAGCCACATTACTCGCTTGCGATATAGCTCCCAAATGCTCACTCGGTCTACGGTTTCATCCAGCTTGCCCACCGAAGCACTCTTTTGTGCATCCTCGGTAGCTTCTTCAACGGCCGCGTCCATTGCGTCATCGTAAGTAACAATGCCTACCAACTTTTGCACCTCATCAACCACCGGTAAAGCCAGTAAGTCGTAGTGACGAATTTGCTTGGCTGCCTGCTCTTGGCTTTCATCAACCGTGACCGATACCACTTCCGTTCGCATTAGCTCGCGCACTTGAGTATCTGGAGAAGCGAGTATTAACTCACGTAAAGACACGGTACCTAGCAAGCGGCGCTGACCATCAATCACGTAAGTTTGGTAGATGGTTTCTTTATCTGGCGCTTCCAATCGCAACTGCTTAAGCGCTCGGCTGACTAACCAATGCTCTTTTAGAGTAGCGTAGTCAGAAGTCATAATCGCCCCTGCAGTACCTTCTGCATAGCTTGATAACTTACGTAAGTCTTCACGCTCCGCTTGCGCTAAGCCCGGCAACACCATGGCGCGCTGCTCTTCGTCTAAGTCATTATATAAATCGGCACGCTCATCGGCGTCCATCCGAGAAAACAAGGCGGCCAACTTATGACGCTTCATTAAACCGGCAACATCGGCTTGCAAGTAAGGCGGCAAATAGGAAAAGACCTTGGCGCGGTCACCCAATGAAAACATAGAAATAAGTGGCAGAGCTTCTTTAGGCTCGAATTCAGCTAAGGCTTGGCCAATATCGGCAAAGTGATATTCATCAAGGGTGGAACGAAGAGTTAACTTATCGAGATTAAGGAGGGCTAGCTCTAGTTTTTGTTGAAGTTGTGCCATGTACTGCTCCAGCTATCGCATAGAGCCTGACACCAACGTACCGGACTACACGAAGAAATAAGGTTGTATAAAACTTATATAACAATAAAAATTTCGACTGTCGGGGTCCGGGTTCATAGAGGATTCTCGGTAATAAAATCGGCGCAAATTGTAGGGGGGAACAGGCTTTATTTCAAGCTATTTTCACTCCGAGGCCTGCGCCTCGGAGCAATAATAACGGGCTTTGTTAACTGTTGTAGCCTAGGTTTGGCGCTAACCAACGCTCAGCTTCTTCCAGGCTCATATTTTTACGCTTGGCATAATCCTCAACCTGATCTTTTTGAATTGATGCTACAGCAAAATAACGGCTATCAGGATGTGAAAAATACCAGCCTGACACAGCGGCACCGGGCCACATTGCGTAGCTTTCGGTAAGTTGCATGCCAATACGTTGCTCAACGTCCAGCAGCTCCCAAATCAGGCCCTTCTCGGTATGCTCTGGGCAAGCGGGGTAACCCGGTGCTGGACGAATACCTTGGTAGTTCTCGCGAATCAGTTCTTCATTGCTAAGCGTTTCGTCGGCAGCATAGCCCCAATACTCTTTACGCACTTGAGCATGCAAGTATTCTGCAAAGCCTTCGGCTAAACGATCGGCCACCGCTTTAACCATAATGGCGTTGTAGTCATCGCCTTCTTGTTTGTAGGCTTCGGCTAATTCATCTTCGCCAATCCCACCGGTTACCGCAAAGGCGCCAAAGTAGTCCGCTTTGCCTGACGATTTAGGCGCGATGAAGTCGGCTAAACAGTTGTTGGCTCCTTTTTTCTTTTCGGTTTGCTGGCGAAGCTGAGAGCTTAGACCCAACAATTCACTACGCGACTCATCGCGATAAATTTCGATATCGTCACCCACGCTGTTAGCGGGGAATAAACCAAATACCCCTGAAACTTTAATCTCACCCTTGGCTTTAAAGCGTTCTAGCATCTCCTTGGCATCAGCAAAAATCCGCTTAGCCTCTTCACCCACCACTTCATCTTCTAGAATGCGTGGGTATTTACCGGCCAATGACCAAGTCATAAAGAACGGCGTCCAATCGATATAAGGTTCTATTTCTGCAATTGATACATTTTCGAACGTTTGAACCCCCAGCTGCTTAGGCACTGGCGGTGTATAGTTTTGCCAATCAATTTCTGCGCGGTTGGCGCGAGCGACGTCTAGACTCACTGGCGGAGTACGCGGGCGTTTCCGCGCATGTTGCTCACGCACAATCTCATAGTCTTTATCGAGCTTTTCAACAAAGGCTGGACGTAACTCGTCTGATAACAAGCTTTGACACACGCCAACAGCACGAGAAGCGTTAGATACATACACCACTGGCTTCTCATAATTTTGCTCAATTTTAACGGCGGTATGAGCTTTTGAAGTAGTTGCGCCACCAATTAGTAGCGGAACATCTAAGCCAGTACGCTGCATTTCTTTAGCAACATGCACCATTTCGTCTAGCGACGGCGTAATCAAGCCAGATAGACCAATCATGTCCACTTGCTCTTCTTTGGCCACTTTTAAGATCTTGTCGCAAGGTACCATTACGCCCAAATCAATCACTTCAAAGTTATTACATTGCAGCACTACGCCAACAATGTTTTTACCAATGTCATGCACATCGCCTTTTACTGTGGCCATTACAATCTTACCGTTAGAGCGTTGCCCTTCGCCTTTTTCGGCTTCAATATAAGGTTGTAAATAGGCGACTGCACGTTTCATTACCCGCGCTGATTTAACCACTTGTGGTAGGAACATTTTACCGTCACCAAACAAGTCGCCCACAACGTTCATGCCATCCATTAATGGCCCTTCAATCACATGCAGCGGGCGCTCTGCCGCTTGGCGAGCGAGCTCGGTATCGTCTTCAATAAACTCGGTAATGCCTTTAACCAAAGCGTGCTCTAAACGTTTGTTTACGTCCCAGCTGCGCCACTCTAAATCTTGAGTGCTTTCTTGCTGGCTACCGTCGCCGCGGTACTTATCGGCGATCTCTAGCAGCTCTTCTGTTGCGTTATCGTGGGTATTTAGAACAACCGCTTCAACTTTGTCTTTAAGCTCTTTAGGAATGTCTGCATAAATGGCTAACTGACCAGCATTCACAATGCCCATGTCCATGCCGTTTTTAATGGCGTAATACAAGAACACCGCGTGAATGGCTTCACGCACTGGATTGTTACCACGAAACGAGAAGCTCACATTTGATACACCGCCAGAGATCATGGCATGTGGCAGGTTATCTTTAATGTCTTTAACGGCTTCGATAAAGTCGACGGCATAGTTGTTATGCTCATCGATACCGGTGGCTACAGCAAAGATATTTGGATCAAAAATAATGTCTTCTGGCGGGAAGCCAACTTGATTAACCAAAATGTCGTAAGACTTACTACAAATCTCAAACTTGCGCTCTCGGGTATCGGCCTGCCCAACTTCATCAAAGGCCATCACGATTACAGCGGCACCATAACGACGCAGTATTTTGGCCTGCTCAATAAACGGTTCTACACCTTCTTT
This region of Agarivorans sp. Alg241-V36 genomic DNA includes:
- the mgtE gene encoding magnesium transporter → MAQLQQKLELALLNLDKLTLRSTLDEYHFADIGQALAEFEPKEALPLISMFSLGDRAKVFSYLPPYLQADVAGLMKRHKLAALFSRMDADERADLYNDLDEEQRAMVLPGLAQAEREDLRKLSSYAEGTAGAIMTSDYATLKEHWLVSRALKQLRLEAPDKETIYQTYVIDGQRRLLGTVSLRELILASPDTQVRELMRTEVVSVTVDESQEQAAKQIRHYDLLALPVVDEVQKLVGIVTYDDAMDAAVEEATEDAQKSASVGKLDETVDRVSIWELYRKRVMWLVLLVFGAMFSGAGIAHFEDTIASHVALVFFLPLLIGSGGNAGSQAAALMVRALATGEVDKNDWSKLFARELLVGLALGLTMAAAVYSVGVFRGGPDVAMIVSMSMIIIVLVGSLVGLSLPFLLNKMKMDPATASGPLVATIADVSGVLVYFGLASVVLGL
- the metH gene encoding methionine synthase, producing MSARPQLEKQLSQRIMIIDGGMGTMIQSYKLEEADYRGERFADWHTDVKGNNDMLVLSQPKIIADIHRDYLLAGADILETNTFNATTIAMADYDMEAYSAEINREAARIAREVADEVTALNPERPRFVAGVLGPTNRTCSISPDVNDPGYRNVTFNELVEAYEESTKALIEGGSDLILIETIFDTLNAKAAVFAVKSVYEELGVDLPIMISGTITDASGRTLSGQTTEAFYNSLRHADPISMGLNCALGPDELRQYVEELSRVSESYVSAHPNAGLPNAFGEYDLEAAEMAEHIGEWARAGFLNLVGGCCGTTPEHIKAMAEAVEGVKPRQLPEIDVACRLSGLEPLTITPETLFVNVGERNNVTGSAMFKRLIKEENYDKAIEVALQQVENGAQIIDVNMDEGMLDSKAAMVRFLNMVASEPDIAKVPVMIDSSKWDILEAGLQCVQGKPVVNSISMKEGVEPFIEQAKILRRYGAAVIVMAFDEVGQADTRERKFEICSKSYDILVNQVGFPPEDIIFDPNIFAVATGIDEHNNYAVDFIEAVKDIKDNLPHAMISGGVSNVSFSFRGNNPVREAIHAVFLYYAIKNGMDMGIVNAGQLAIYADIPKELKDKVEAVVLNTHDNATEELLEIADKYRGDGSQQESTQDLEWRSWDVNKRLEHALVKGITEFIEDDTELARQAAERPLHVIEGPLMDGMNVVGDLFGDGKMFLPQVVKSARVMKRAVAYLQPYIEAEKGEGQRSNGKIVMATVKGDVHDIGKNIVGVVLQCNNFEVIDLGVMVPCDKILKVAKEEQVDMIGLSGLITPSLDEMVHVAKEMQRTGLDVPLLIGGATTSKAHTAVKIEQNYEKPVVYVSNASRAVGVCQSLLSDELRPAFVEKLDKDYEIVREQHARKRPRTPPVSLDVARANRAEIDWQNYTPPVPKQLGVQTFENVSIAEIEPYIDWTPFFMTWSLAGKYPRILEDEVVGEEAKRIFADAKEMLERFKAKGEIKVSGVFGLFPANSVGDDIEIYRDESRSELLGLSSQLRQQTEKKKGANNCLADFIAPKSSGKADYFGAFAVTGGIGEDELAEAYKQEGDDYNAIMVKAVADRLAEGFAEYLHAQVRKEYWGYAADETLSNEELIRENYQGIRPAPGYPACPEHTEKGLIWELLDVEQRIGMQLTESYAMWPGAAVSGWYFSHPDSRYFAVASIQKDQVEDYAKRKNMSLEEAERWLAPNLGYNS